A genomic stretch from Empedobacter stercoris includes:
- a CDS encoding UvrD-helicase domain-containing protein: MLQAGDFKIYNASAGAGKTYTLVKEFLSLLLTNESDYHFEHILAITFTNKAAGEMKERIIETLEEIAKSSNPKEDSYILELSSELNMKPEIIKAKAYNILIAILHNYSKFSISTIDKFNLRLMKSFAQDLGLSMNFDVEMNTTEIINESVDLLYSKIGEDEKLTQTMIKIALDNMDENKSWDIRKTLSSDTSDISNDRHLQDLEKLKNISLDEFIRYRKVIFDDIKTLKDGLITIGNEFFELLANNGISVNELPGKSRGIAAFFQKLKNYDGFGLILPTDANTKDVLEGGYLSKVKDATAESIFPQIKDLFEKAANINDHLLLLTSIQKNISSISLINEVEKSLDSIKKDSNVLLINEFNTIISKNLQQQPANFIYERIGSRYNHYFIDEFQDTSTLQWNNLNPLVENARAQSDTIMLVGDAKQSIYRWRGGNPAQMIDLIDRKEEENIKVEELEKNWRSHENIIQFNNELYSFIAPKLNLPSFQYLYEIGNKQFTNHQKDGFVKINFIEQEGRSKDLFKEKNLELVLKTIEDCRANGFSLSDIAILVRSNAQGVLLAKYLTENNLVVISNEALLLKNSFEIQLIEYLFKITSNPQDEQSKIRFLMVAYELELFRTDDLTITVEKALKEGLPKFLKLTKSLGIDLDFIQDQNLSLYDFTEKAVRTLHLQERSPAYILSFLDVILDYSSKNESDLNSFLEFWSTIKDKASIKTPKGVDAIQIMTIHKSKGLEFPVVILPFLDWQSKNSKIWIPLQKDEDNPFETFYVGINNELKTIKNEAIKSKIDEEENLVQLDEINTLYVATTRAKEQLYMIAQKPKESSKSKNIANYLHEFVFSKGFSEDEVILKGTPERISTPKVIENSSAELKIYSSDWNTRLVINTNSEKAQEKLKFTEFGNTIHTILSQIVTQNDLPKIIESEKQRGTVSAENVEHLQKTLQNLLQDAKLVPYFAEGLTVLNERDFIDENGQIFRADRVVIDAENNCSIIDYKTGQPDLDHHFQVNRYAEFFNNLGYKIQTKILIYIDDEQQKINVVEVV; encoded by the coding sequence TTGTTACAAGCAGGCGATTTCAAAATTTACAATGCATCAGCTGGTGCAGGTAAAACCTACACATTAGTTAAAGAATTTCTCTCGTTGTTATTAACCAACGAAAGCGATTATCATTTCGAACATATATTAGCCATCACGTTTACCAACAAAGCTGCTGGTGAAATGAAAGAGCGTATCATCGAAACATTGGAAGAAATTGCCAAAAGTTCGAATCCAAAAGAAGATTCTTATATTCTTGAACTTTCTTCTGAATTGAACATGAAGCCAGAAATTATCAAGGCGAAAGCGTATAATATTCTGATTGCCATTCTTCATAATTACTCCAAATTTTCAATTTCTACGATTGATAAATTTAATCTACGATTGATGAAATCTTTTGCACAAGATTTGGGTTTATCGATGAATTTTGATGTCGAAATGAATACAACAGAAATTATCAACGAATCGGTTGATTTACTCTATTCAAAAATTGGAGAAGACGAAAAATTAACGCAAACCATGATCAAAATTGCGTTGGATAATATGGACGAAAATAAATCATGGGATATCCGTAAAACCCTTTCTTCTGACACTTCTGATATTTCAAACGATCGTCATTTACAAGATTTAGAAAAGTTGAAAAATATTTCATTAGACGAATTTATTCGTTACCGAAAGGTTATTTTTGATGATATCAAAACGTTGAAAGATGGATTGATTACAATCGGAAATGAGTTTTTTGAGTTGCTGGCAAACAATGGAATTTCTGTAAACGAATTACCTGGAAAAAGTCGTGGTATTGCCGCTTTTTTCCAAAAATTAAAGAATTATGATGGTTTTGGATTGATTTTACCAACCGATGCCAACACAAAAGATGTTTTAGAAGGCGGTTATCTTTCGAAAGTAAAAGATGCAACTGCCGAATCTATTTTTCCACAGATTAAAGATTTGTTCGAAAAAGCTGCAAATATTAATGATCACTTACTTTTATTAACGTCTATTCAAAAAAACATTTCGTCAATTTCGTTGATTAATGAAGTCGAAAAATCGTTGGATTCGATCAAAAAAGATTCGAATGTTTTATTGATAAACGAATTCAATACCATCATCAGTAAAAATCTGCAACAACAACCTGCTAATTTTATTTACGAACGAATTGGCTCGCGCTACAATCACTATTTTATTGATGAATTTCAAGATACTTCAACTTTACAATGGAACAATCTAAATCCGTTGGTGGAAAATGCGCGTGCGCAATCTGACACGATTATGTTGGTTGGTGATGCAAAACAATCTATATACCGTTGGCGAGGAGGAAATCCAGCACAAATGATAGATTTAATTGATCGAAAAGAAGAAGAAAATATCAAGGTTGAAGAATTAGAAAAAAACTGGCGAAGCCACGAAAATATCATCCAATTTAACAATGAATTGTATTCGTTTATAGCGCCTAAACTTAATTTACCAAGTTTTCAGTATTTGTATGAAATCGGTAATAAACAATTCACCAATCATCAAAAAGATGGTTTTGTGAAAATAAATTTTATCGAACAAGAAGGTCGATCAAAAGACTTATTCAAAGAAAAAAACTTAGAATTGGTTCTGAAAACGATTGAAGATTGTCGTGCAAATGGTTTTTCTTTAAGTGATATTGCAATTTTGGTTCGTAGTAATGCGCAAGGCGTTTTGTTGGCAAAATATTTGACCGAAAATAATTTAGTTGTCATTTCCAATGAAGCTTTATTGTTAAAAAATTCATTTGAAATACAATTAATCGAATATTTGTTTAAAATAACATCAAATCCACAAGATGAACAATCTAAAATACGCTTTTTGATGGTTGCGTACGAATTAGAATTATTCAGAACAGATGATTTAACCATCACCGTTGAAAAAGCGTTGAAAGAAGGTTTGCCGAAATTTTTGAAATTAACCAAATCACTTGGAATTGATTTAGATTTTATTCAGGATCAAAACCTTTCGTTGTATGATTTCACCGAAAAAGCTGTTCGTACATTGCATTTACAAGAACGTTCACCTGCTTATATTTTGAGCTTTTTGGATGTTATTTTAGACTATTCATCAAAAAATGAATCAGATCTTAATTCGTTTCTCGAATTTTGGTCAACGATCAAAGATAAAGCAAGTATCAAAACGCCAAAAGGTGTCGATGCAATTCAAATTATGACGATTCACAAGTCTAAAGGTTTGGAATTTCCAGTTGTTATTTTACCATTTTTGGATTGGCAAAGTAAGAATTCTAAAATTTGGATTCCACTGCAAAAAGATGAAGATAATCCATTCGAAACGTTTTATGTTGGGATTAACAATGAATTAAAAACCATCAAAAACGAAGCGATAAAATCAAAAATTGACGAAGAAGAAAACTTGGTTCAATTGGATGAAATTAATACGCTTTATGTTGCAACAACACGTGCAAAAGAACAATTGTACATGATTGCGCAAAAGCCTAAAGAGTCTTCGAAATCAAAAAATATTGCCAACTATTTACACGAATTTGTTTTCAGCAAAGGCTTTTCTGAAGATGAAGTTATTTTGAAAGGTACACCAGAACGTATTTCAACACCAAAAGTTATTGAAAACTCTTCGGCAGAACTTAAAATTTATTCTTCGGATTGGAATACACGTTTGGTGATTAACACCAATTCAGAAAAAGCACAAGAAAAGTTAAAATTCACAGAATTTGGAAATACAATTCATACTATTTTATCACAAATTGTAACGCAAAATGATTTACCAAAAATCATCGAAAGTGAAAAACAACGTGGTACTGTTTCTGCTGAAAATGTAGAACATCTGCAAAAAACCTTGCAAAATCTCTTACAAGATGCTAAATTAGTTCCCTATTTTGCTGAAGGTTTAACGGTTTTAAATGAACGCGATTTTATTGATGAAAATGGACAAATTTTCAGAGCCGATCGTGTTGTCATTGATGCTGAAAATAATTGTTCAATTATTGATTATAAAACTGGGCAACCCGATTTAGATCATCATTTTCAAGTGAATAGATATGCTGAATTTTTCAACAATTTGGGCTATAAAATTCAAACAAAAATCTTGATTTATATTGATGATGAACAGCAAAAAATAAATGTTGTAGAGGTAGTTTGA
- the uvrC gene encoding excinuclease ABC subunit UvrC, whose protein sequence is MNENVKLKLASLPETPGVYQYYNKKGDLLYIGKAKNLKRRVNSYFNKQHDSKRLRVLVSNIDNIETINVNSEYDALLLENNLIKEHQPRYNILLRDDKTYPWICIKNERFPRIFSTRNVIKDGSEYFGPYSNVKTMKVLLGLIKELYQIRTCSYDLSEKNIENHKFKVCLEYHIGNCLGPCENYQTEEDYNEQISAIRNIIKGEFNEAKQYLINQMTKYASDLKFEKAQMIKEKIEALQNYQARSTIVSPTITNVDVFSITSDEEYAYVNFMKIYHGAIIQSHTEEWKKKLDETDEDLLERAIIDFSERFNLTSKEIYVPFELSLEIPFRKITVPKIGDKKHIVDLSLKNTRIYRLEQLKQTKIIDPDRHTNRIMNQMKVDLRLPAEPRHIEGFDNSNIQGTNPVSACVVFKNAKPSKKDYRIFNVKTVEGPNDFATMEEVIERRYTRVLAEGEPLPQLILIDGGKGQLSSALKSIDRLGLRGKVSVIGIAKRLEEIYYPDDPYPLYLDKNSETLKVLQHVRDESHRFGITRHRNRRSKNAYNSVLEEINGIGPQTIKELLTKFKSVERIKNASLLELTDCIGKSKAKKIKDYFSNDEESTN, encoded by the coding sequence ATGAATGAAAATGTAAAATTAAAATTAGCGAGTTTACCCGAAACGCCAGGTGTTTATCAATATTATAACAAAAAAGGAGATTTGTTATACATTGGTAAAGCGAAAAACCTGAAACGTCGTGTGAATTCATATTTCAATAAACAACACGATTCGAAACGATTGCGTGTTTTGGTGAGTAATATTGATAACATCGAAACGATTAATGTTAATTCCGAATACGATGCGTTGTTATTGGAAAATAATCTGATCAAAGAACATCAGCCACGCTACAATATTCTGTTAAGAGATGACAAAACCTATCCATGGATTTGCATTAAAAACGAACGATTTCCACGTATTTTTTCGACACGAAATGTAATCAAAGATGGTTCTGAATATTTTGGTCCATATTCTAATGTCAAAACCATGAAAGTTTTATTAGGTTTGATCAAAGAATTGTATCAAATCAGAACATGTTCGTACGATTTGAGCGAAAAAAACATCGAAAACCATAAATTCAAAGTTTGTTTAGAATACCATATTGGCAATTGTCTTGGACCTTGCGAAAATTACCAAACCGAAGAAGATTATAATGAGCAAATTTCGGCGATTCGTAATATTATCAAAGGAGAATTTAACGAAGCAAAGCAATATTTAATCAATCAAATGACAAAATATGCATCGGATTTGAAATTTGAAAAAGCACAAATGATCAAAGAGAAAATCGAAGCTTTACAAAATTACCAAGCACGTTCAACAATTGTTTCACCTACCATTACCAATGTTGATGTTTTTTCGATTACATCGGATGAGGAATATGCGTATGTCAATTTCATGAAAATTTATCATGGTGCAATTATACAATCGCATACCGAAGAGTGGAAAAAGAAATTGGATGAGACGGATGAAGATTTATTGGAGCGCGCGATTATTGATTTCTCAGAACGATTTAATCTTACTTCGAAAGAAATTTATGTTCCATTCGAATTAAGTTTAGAAATTCCATTCCGAAAAATTACAGTTCCAAAAATTGGCGATAAAAAACACATTGTTGATTTATCGTTAAAAAACACGCGAATTTATCGTTTGGAACAGCTCAAACAAACCAAAATTATCGATCCAGACCGTCATACAAATCGCATTATGAATCAAATGAAGGTTGATTTGCGATTACCTGCAGAACCTCGTCATATAGAAGGTTTCGATAACTCTAATATTCAAGGAACAAATCCTGTATCGGCTTGTGTTGTCTTTAAAAATGCAAAGCCAAGCAAAAAAGATTACCGAATTTTCAATGTCAAAACAGTTGAAGGTCCAAATGATTTTGCAACAATGGAAGAAGTAATAGAACGTCGTTATACACGCGTTTTGGCTGAAGGTGAACCATTGCCTCAGCTAATCTTGATTGATGGAGGAAAAGGACAATTAAGTTCGGCTTTAAAATCGATTGACCGTTTAGGTTTACGTGGAAAAGTATCTGTCATTGGAATTGCAAAACGTTTGGAAGAAATTTATTATCCAGACGATCCTTATCCTTTGTACTTGGACAAAAATTCTGAAACCTTAAAAGTGCTGCAACATGTACGAGACGAATCGCACCGATTTGGGATTACTCGCCATCGAAATCGTCGCAGTAAAAATGCCTATAATTCGGTTTTAGAAGAAATAAATGGAATCGGTCCGCAAACAATTAAAGAATTATTAACAAAATTTAAATCGGTTGAACGAATAAAAAATGCATCTTTGTTAGAGTTAACCGATTGTATAGGGAAATCTAAAGCAAAAAAAATAAAAGATTATTTTTCAAATGATGAAGAATCTACTAATTGA
- a CDS encoding thioredoxin family protein, whose product MDLLDRIQGNNFYLIDFYADWCAPCQLQLQFLENLKGKLPDYVEIIKIDVDKDKISTIQFDAMYQVNGVPTLMLFHQGKLLWKHYGVKFEDDLQKIVEQFLI is encoded by the coding sequence ATGGATTTATTAGACAGAATACAAGGAAATAATTTTTATCTAATTGATTTTTATGCAGATTGGTGTGCACCATGTCAATTGCAACTTCAATTTTTAGAAAACTTAAAAGGAAAACTTCCTGATTATGTCGAGATAATAAAAATTGATGTAGATAAAGACAAAATAAGTACGATTCAGTTTGATGCGATGTATCAAGTAAATGGCGTACCAACTTTAATGCTTTTTCATCAAGGAAAACTTCTTTGGAAGCATTATGGAGTTAAGTTTGAAGATGATTTACAAAAAATAGTAGAACAATTTTTGATCTAA
- a CDS encoding rhodanese-like domain-containing protein, with product MLTSNSNVENYLQEGALLLDVRTNAEFLAGHHADSVNIPLQELESRIGELSSKKIVTVCRSGARSGQAAVILKNKGFDAINGGPWNMI from the coding sequence ATGTTGACATCAAACTCAAACGTAGAAAATTATCTACAAGAAGGCGCATTGCTATTGGATGTGCGTACAAACGCGGAGTTCTTGGCAGGACATCATGCAGATTCGGTTAATATTCCATTACAAGAATTAGAAAGCAGAATAGGCGAATTGTCGAGCAAGAAGATAGTAACGGTATGCAGAAGCGGAGCAAGAAGTGGGCAAGCTGCAGTTATACTAAAGAATAAAGGTTTTGATGCCATCAATGGCGGACCTTGGAACATGATTTAA
- a CDS encoding MBL fold metallo-hydrolase, with protein MFFQHIFEKSLAHSSYIVGCQVAGEAIVIDPKRDIDTYIKIAEENNLKITHIAETHIHADYLSGSQELAYVTGAKMYLSDEGGKDWQYDFDHVGLKNGDKIEVGNLIFEVMHTPGHTPESISFLLTDTPATKEPVMIFTGDFVFVGDIGRPDLLEEAAGLVGTKEVGAKQMFESLKKFQALPDYLQVWPAHGAGSACGKALGAVASSTVGYEKIRNWALQFDQNEKGFIDYLLADQPEAPAYFAMMKKLNKTKRPLLIEVPKWAKLTYIEFEKAKDFGMKVIDARIKIDFSQIHVPGTINIQNNKTFNTWMGWMVNYQEPIVLVVEENEVEDMTRKLMRIGLDNVYGYITPAELLSNTEEMTSSTIIDADAMENYIGNDEVQILDVRGEAEFKEGFIEGAKHIFVGYLPKRYHELDPNKKVVLHCQAGDRATIAQSFLESKGFEVENYSAGMADWKLNKKPLVK; from the coding sequence ATGTTTTTTCAACACATTTTTGAGAAGTCTTTAGCACATTCAAGCTACATTGTAGGATGTCAAGTTGCTGGAGAAGCGATTGTAATTGATCCAAAAAGAGATATCGATACTTATATAAAAATAGCCGAAGAAAATAATCTTAAAATTACGCACATTGCGGAAACGCATATTCATGCAGATTATCTTTCAGGAAGTCAGGAATTGGCTTATGTGACAGGTGCTAAAATGTATTTGTCGGATGAAGGAGGTAAAGATTGGCAATACGATTTTGACCATGTTGGATTAAAAAATGGAGATAAAATAGAAGTCGGAAATTTAATCTTCGAAGTGATGCATACGCCAGGACATACGCCAGAAAGTATAAGTTTCTTGTTGACTGATACACCTGCAACAAAAGAACCTGTCATGATTTTTACAGGAGACTTTGTGTTTGTCGGAGATATTGGTCGTCCAGATTTGTTAGAAGAAGCGGCAGGTTTGGTTGGAACGAAAGAGGTTGGCGCAAAACAGATGTTCGAATCATTGAAAAAATTTCAAGCTTTACCCGATTATCTTCAAGTTTGGCCAGCGCATGGTGCAGGATCAGCTTGTGGAAAAGCATTGGGAGCTGTAGCAAGTTCAACAGTTGGATACGAAAAAATAAGAAACTGGGCATTACAATTTGATCAAAATGAAAAAGGTTTCATCGATTATCTATTAGCAGATCAACCAGAGGCACCAGCTTATTTTGCTATGATGAAAAAGTTGAACAAGACAAAACGTCCTTTATTAATAGAAGTTCCGAAATGGGCTAAGTTGACATATATTGAATTTGAGAAAGCAAAAGATTTTGGAATGAAAGTAATTGATGCAAGAATCAAAATAGATTTTTCGCAAATACATGTTCCAGGAACAATCAATATTCAAAACAATAAAACATTCAACACTTGGATGGGTTGGATGGTAAATTATCAAGAACCAATCGTGTTAGTTGTAGAAGAAAATGAGGTAGAGGACATGACGCGAAAACTAATGCGAATTGGTTTAGATAATGTGTACGGTTATATTACACCAGCAGAATTATTGAGCAATACAGAAGAAATGACTTCTTCAACTATTATTGATGCTGATGCGATGGAAAATTATATCGGGAATGATGAGGTTCAAATTTTAGATGTAAGAGGTGAAGCCGAATTTAAAGAAGGTTTTATAGAAGGAGCAAAACATATTTTCGTAGGTTATTTACCAAAACGATACCATGAATTGGATCCGAATAAAAAAGTAGTTTTACACTGTCAAGCAGGTGATAGAGCAACAATTGCACAGAGTTTTTTAGAATCAAAAGGTTTTGAAGTAGAAAATTATAGTGCAGGAATGGCAGATTGGAAATTGAATAAAAAACCATTAGTCAAATAA
- a CDS encoding YeiH family protein: MIARIIYFGLLLLTFFPFIESSVALLLGIGYGLIFQNEFGDFSKKYSKKLLNIAIIGLGLGLNLHEAVSVSKDGFILTFISIISVFVLGFVFYRLLKINKNTSLLITSGTAICGGSAIAAISSVLQPKANQITIAMAVVFVLNAIALVIFPTIGHLFHLTQYQFGLWSAIAIHDTSSVVGAAKQYGEQALEIATTVKLSRTLWIFPLALFIGYFNKKENSTYKFPYFILGFVATMLIATYFPQGEKVYQILQGFSKQLMVVALFMIGSLINLQSIKQAGFKTLSYGILLWIFISILSLVLVLKFF; the protein is encoded by the coding sequence ATGATTGCCCGTATAATTTATTTTGGATTATTGCTACTTACATTTTTTCCGTTTATAGAGTCGTCTGTGGCGCTTCTTTTAGGAATTGGTTATGGATTAATTTTTCAAAATGAATTTGGTGATTTTTCAAAAAAATATTCCAAAAAGTTATTAAATATAGCAATCATAGGTTTAGGGTTAGGTTTGAATCTTCACGAAGCAGTTTCGGTAAGTAAAGATGGGTTTATACTCACTTTTATTTCTATAATAAGTGTTTTTGTATTAGGATTTGTGTTTTATCGATTATTAAAAATCAATAAGAATACATCGTTGCTGATTACTTCGGGAACTGCTATTTGTGGAGGAAGCGCAATTGCGGCTATTTCTTCGGTTTTACAACCAAAAGCGAACCAAATTACGATTGCAATGGCAGTAGTTTTTGTGTTGAACGCAATAGCGCTGGTTATTTTTCCTACGATTGGACATTTATTTCATTTAACCCAATATCAATTTGGTTTGTGGTCAGCGATTGCTATTCATGATACAAGTTCTGTGGTTGGAGCAGCAAAACAGTACGGAGAGCAAGCGTTAGAGATTGCGACAACTGTAAAATTGAGCCGTACATTGTGGATTTTTCCATTGGCTTTGTTCATCGGTTATTTTAATAAAAAAGAAAATTCTACTTATAAATTTCCTTACTTTATTTTAGGTTTTGTCGCAACAATGCTAATTGCAACTTATTTTCCACAAGGCGAAAAAGTTTATCAAATCTTACAAGGCTTTTCGAAACAATTAATGGTAGTAGCGTTGTTTATGATTGGTTCGTTAATTAATTTACAATCAATCAAACAAGCTGGTTTCAAGACTTTGTCTTATGGAATTTTACTTTGGATATTCATCTCGATTTTATCTTTGGTATTGGTTCTGAAATTTTTCTAA
- a CDS encoding Crp/Fnr family transcriptional regulator, producing the protein MIKEKIEATYPYQFEDELLDEINELGSLIEFKANDVMIDLNQFIKGMPILLKGAIKIMREDFDEGELLLYFLEKGDTCAMTMACCLGDRQSKIRAIAETDGELVMIPITKMDEWLAKYASWRRFIFDSYNNRMEEMLVAIDNLAFNDMNQRLKKYLLDVASINKGKVIVKTHQEIAYELNTSRVVISRLLKALEKEGFLQLNRNEITIN; encoded by the coding sequence ATGATAAAAGAGAAAATAGAAGCAACTTACCCTTATCAATTTGAAGATGAATTGTTGGATGAAATTAATGAATTAGGTTCATTGATCGAGTTCAAAGCAAATGATGTCATGATCGATTTAAACCAATTTATCAAAGGAATGCCCATTCTTTTGAAAGGTGCTATTAAGATTATGCGCGAGGATTTTGATGAAGGTGAATTGTTGTTATATTTTCTTGAAAAAGGGGATACATGTGCCATGACAATGGCGTGTTGTTTGGGTGATAGACAAAGTAAAATTCGTGCTATTGCCGAAACAGATGGTGAATTGGTGATGATTCCGATTACTAAAATGGACGAATGGTTAGCGAAATATGCTTCTTGGCGTCGTTTTATTTTTGATAGTTATAACAATAGAATGGAAGAGATGTTGGTTGCGATTGACAATTTAGCATTTAATGACATGAACCAACGATTGAAAAAATATCTGTTGGATGTTGCAAGTATCAACAAAGGGAAAGTGATTGTGAAGACACATCAAGAAATAGCATACGAACTCAATACTTCTCGTGTGGTAATTTCTCGCCTTTTGAAAGCATTAGAAAAAGAAGGTTTCCTTCAATTAAATCGAAACGAAATAACGATTAATTAA
- a CDS encoding YeeE/YedE family protein: MRSLVYIILGIIFGATMYKAETASWFRIFEMFNFQSFHMYGFIGSALVVGTIGIQLMKKKEAKDINGQKIVIQPKAKSIARYLIGGIFFGLGWALVGACPGPIFVLLGAGVYPILITIAGALIGTFVYGKVRNKIPH; the protein is encoded by the coding sequence ATGAGAAGTTTAGTTTATATCATATTAGGTATTATCTTTGGTGCAACCATGTATAAGGCAGAAACAGCCTCTTGGTTCAGAATTTTTGAAATGTTCAATTTTCAATCTTTCCATATGTACGGATTTATTGGTTCAGCATTGGTTGTCGGAACGATTGGAATTCAATTAATGAAAAAGAAAGAAGCAAAAGATATTAATGGTCAGAAAATTGTGATTCAACCCAAAGCAAAATCGATTGCACGTTATTTAATCGGAGGTATTTTCTTCGGTTTAGGTTGGGCATTAGTTGGAGCTTGCCCTGGTCCAATTTTTGTATTGTTAGGTGCTGGTGTTTATCCAATTTTAATTACAATTGCTGGTGCATTAATAGGTACTTTTGTTTACGGAAAAGTTAGAAATAAAATCCCACATTAA
- a CDS encoding YeeE/YedE family protein, which produces MEFILQPWPWYIGGPIIAIVMLLLIYFGKSFGFSSNFRTICSAFGAGKSCDFFSFDWKAQKWNLLFLVGAVIGGYLSVHFLSDNQIPAISEATIAQLNEMGFESAGKTYSPTEIFETMSIKNIALLFVGGLLIGFGTRYAGGCTSGHAISGLSDLQLPSLIAVIGFFIGGLLMVHVLFPLIF; this is translated from the coding sequence ATGGAATTTATCTTACAACCTTGGCCATGGTACATTGGTGGCCCAATAATCGCAATCGTAATGTTATTGCTGATTTATTTTGGAAAAAGTTTTGGATTTTCATCTAATTTCAGAACCATTTGTTCTGCTTTTGGAGCTGGAAAATCATGTGATTTTTTCTCTTTTGATTGGAAAGCACAAAAATGGAATTTATTATTCTTGGTGGGTGCTGTAATTGGAGGTTATCTATCGGTACATTTTTTATCAGATAATCAAATTCCAGCAATTTCAGAAGCGACAATCGCACAATTAAACGAAATGGGTTTTGAAAGTGCAGGAAAAACATATTCTCCTACCGAAATATTCGAAACTATGTCGATTAAAAATATTGCCTTATTATTTGTAGGTGGATTATTAATTGGTTTCGGAACACGCTATGCAGGTGGTTGTACATCTGGACACGCAATTTCTGGTTTGAGTGATTTGCAATTACCTTCATTAATTGCTGTAATCGGATTTTTTATCGGTGGACTTTTAATGGTTCATGTATTGTTTCCTTTAATTTTTTAA
- a CDS encoding MBL fold metallo-hydrolase, producing MKKINHRKVFKQMFYFILSLIILFSLLTFAILQMNTFGAEATGERLERMKQSKHYKNGQFQNLNHTPAFAEGYDAKKVMWDFIFGKKDSNISPKDSIPHIQTDILSIDPSENIFIWLGHSSYYIQLDGINFLIDPVFSEHGSPLPIFNKAFKGANTYHTKDFPKIDYLVISHDHYDHLDYETVKELQHKVDKVILPLGVGAHFEKWNYLPEQLIEEEWYTTIKLKNNLEITFTPARHFSGRKFKRNVTLWTSYVLKTPTQKLFLGGDSGYDTHFKEIGEKYGQFDFAILENGQYNDAWKYIHALPTDIPAIVTDLKAKHIIPVHAAKFALAKHAWDEPLEKVVEYGKQNKVDILTPMIGETVNLNDSVFYFKEWWKG from the coding sequence ATGAAAAAAATCAATCACCGAAAAGTTTTTAAACAAATGTTTTACTTCATTCTTTCTCTCATTATTTTATTTTCACTACTAACTTTTGCCATTCTACAAATGAATACGTTTGGTGCAGAAGCTACTGGAGAACGTTTGGAACGAATGAAACAATCTAAACATTATAAAAATGGACAGTTTCAAAACCTCAATCACACACCTGCTTTTGCAGAAGGCTATGATGCTAAAAAAGTGATGTGGGATTTTATTTTCGGTAAAAAAGACTCGAATATTTCTCCAAAAGATTCAATTCCTCATATTCAAACAGATATTTTATCAATTGATCCATCTGAAAATATCTTCATTTGGTTGGGACATTCGTCTTATTACATTCAATTAGATGGAATTAATTTCTTAATTGATCCTGTTTTTAGTGAACATGGTTCACCTTTACCAATTTTCAATAAAGCATTTAAAGGAGCAAATACCTACCATACAAAGGATTTTCCGAAGATTGATTATTTAGTGATTTCACATGATCATTACGATCATTTGGATTATGAAACGGTAAAAGAATTACAACATAAAGTGGATAAAGTAATTTTGCCATTAGGTGTTGGTGCACATTTCGAAAAATGGAATTATTTACCAGAACAATTAATCGAAGAAGAATGGTATACTACTATAAAGTTGAAGAATAATCTTGAAATAACCTTTACTCCTGCTCGTCATTTTTCTGGTCGAAAATTTAAACGCAACGTTACACTTTGGACTTCCTATGTTTTGAAAACCCCAACGCAAAAACTATTCTTAGGTGGAGACAGTGGCTATGACACACATTTCAAAGAAATAGGAGAAAAATATGGACAATTTGATTTTGCGATTCTCGAAAATGGACAATACAACGATGCGTGGAAATACATTCATGCATTACCAACGGATATTCCTGCTATTGTTACCGATCTAAAAGCGAAACACATAATTCCTGTACATGCTGCAAAATTTGCATTAGCAAAACATGCTTGGGACGAACCTTTAGAAAAAGTTGTGGAATATGGCAAGCAGAATAAGGTTGATATTTTAACTCCGATGATCGGTGAAACAGTAAATCTGAACGATTCGGTGTTTTATTTCAAAGAATGGTGGAAGGGTTAA